From Halomicrobium salinisoli, the proteins below share one genomic window:
- a CDS encoding DEAD/DEAH box helicase — MSQQVARVDTLFLHERGDDYRVAVHRDGERVFHGVLEVKQTDAGPRPRRLRIKRGTDEEPRSPDQFVELARRASRIRISQQTSGPGREEVQAMLDGYQLDAKVVRTCRYCASDGRYSPITEDTAIKADDEHICPDCAREELDRELALNGGITGDARARLEELLLEVQDLDRIENLLKGELDPDLTKFDEISATVDDVDPVRVDSLNLHPGIQEHMEGRFETLLPVQSLAVENGVTEGRDQLVVSATATGKTLVGEMAGLDRVLNDEGKMLFLVPLVALANQKYEKFQERYGDMVDVSLRVGSSRINGEGGRFDPGADVIVGTYEGIDHALRTGKDLGNVGTVVIDEVHTLGEGERGHRLDGLISRLKYYCETHESSSDTQWIYLSATVGNPSDLAEKLEAQLIEFEERPVPIERHVTFADGQEKVRIENKLVRRAFDAKSSKGYRGQTIIFTNSRRRCHEISRKLEYSSAPYHAGLDNKRRNRVERQFADQDLAAVVTTAALAAGVDFPASQVVFDSLAMGIEWLTVQEFSQMLGRAGRPDYHDKGTVYMLVEPDCSYHNSMEMTEDEVAFKLLKGEMEPVITRYDESAAVEETLANVTVAGTHAKRLNDRMIGEVPTKHALGKLLEYEFIDGLEPTPLGRAVTRFFLDPGQAFAILDGVRKGDHPYDIVAEMELREEER; from the coding sequence GTGTCTCAGCAGGTCGCACGCGTCGACACGCTGTTCCTCCACGAGCGCGGGGACGACTACCGGGTGGCCGTCCACCGCGACGGGGAGCGCGTGTTCCACGGCGTGCTCGAAGTGAAGCAGACCGACGCCGGTCCCCGGCCCCGACGACTGCGGATCAAGCGCGGGACCGACGAGGAGCCACGCAGCCCGGACCAGTTCGTGGAGCTGGCCCGCCGGGCCTCGCGGATCCGCATCTCCCAGCAGACCTCCGGGCCCGGCCGCGAGGAGGTCCAGGCGATGCTGGACGGCTACCAGCTGGACGCGAAGGTCGTGCGGACCTGTCGGTACTGCGCCTCGGACGGGCGGTACTCGCCCATCACCGAGGACACCGCTATCAAGGCCGACGACGAACACATCTGCCCGGACTGCGCCCGCGAGGAGCTGGACCGGGAGCTGGCGCTGAACGGCGGCATCACCGGCGACGCGCGGGCGCGCCTCGAAGAGCTGCTGCTGGAGGTCCAGGACCTGGACCGCATCGAGAACCTCCTGAAGGGCGAACTCGACCCCGACCTGACGAAGTTCGACGAGATATCGGCGACCGTCGACGACGTCGACCCCGTCCGCGTCGACTCGCTGAACCTCCACCCGGGGATCCAGGAGCACATGGAGGGGCGGTTCGAGACGCTGTTGCCCGTCCAGAGCCTCGCCGTCGAGAACGGCGTCACGGAGGGCCGCGACCAGCTGGTCGTCTCGGCGACGGCGACCGGGAAGACCCTCGTCGGCGAGATGGCCGGGCTCGACCGCGTGCTCAACGACGAGGGCAAGATGCTGTTTCTCGTCCCGCTGGTCGCCCTGGCCAACCAGAAGTACGAGAAGTTCCAGGAGCGCTACGGCGACATGGTCGACGTGTCGCTGCGCGTCGGCTCCAGCCGCATCAACGGCGAGGGCGGTCGCTTCGACCCCGGCGCGGACGTCATCGTCGGGACCTACGAGGGCATCGACCACGCGCTCCGGACGGGCAAGGACCTCGGCAACGTCGGCACCGTCGTCATCGACGAGGTCCACACGCTCGGCGAGGGCGAGCGCGGCCACCGGCTGGACGGCCTGATCTCCCGGCTCAAGTACTACTGCGAGACCCACGAGAGTTCGAGCGACACGCAGTGGATCTACCTCTCGGCGACCGTCGGCAACCCCAGCGACCTCGCCGAGAAGCTGGAGGCGCAGCTCATCGAGTTCGAGGAGCGCCCGGTCCCGATCGAACGGCACGTCACCTTCGCCGACGGCCAGGAGAAGGTCCGCATCGAGAACAAGCTGGTCAGGCGCGCCTTCGACGCGAAGTCGAGCAAGGGCTACCGCGGCCAGACGATCATCTTCACCAACTCGCGGCGGCGCTGTCACGAGATCTCCCGGAAGCTGGAGTACTCGTCGGCGCCGTACCACGCCGGGCTGGACAACAAGCGGCGCAACCGCGTCGAGCGGCAGTTCGCCGATCAGGACCTCGCGGCCGTCGTCACCACCGCGGCGCTGGCCGCCGGCGTCGACTTCCCGGCCTCGCAGGTCGTCTTCGACTCGCTGGCGATGGGCATCGAGTGGCTCACCGTCCAGGAGTTCAGCCAGATGCTCGGCCGCGCGGGCCGCCCGGACTACCACGACAAGGGCACCGTGTACATGCTCGTCGAACCCGACTGCTCGTACCACAACAGCATGGAGATGACCGAGGACGAGGTGGCGTTCAAGCTCCTCAAGGGCGAGATGGAGCCCGTGATCACCCGCTACGACGAGTCCGCCGCCGTCGAGGAGACGCTTGCCAACGTTACCGTCGCCGGCACGCACGCCAAGCGGCTCAACGATCGGATGATCGGCGAGGTGCCCACCAAACACGCCCTCGGGAAGCTGCTTGAGTACGAGTTCATCGACGGGCTGGAGCCCACGCCGCTCGGCCGGGCCGTCACCCGCTTTTTCCTCGACCCCGGCCAGGCCTTCGCCATCCTCGACGGGGTGCGCAAGGGGGACCACCCCTACGACATCGTCGCGGAGATGGAACTTCGGGAAGAGGAGCGGTAA
- a CDS encoding hydantoinase/oxoprolinase family protein, whose product MTRLGVDVGGTFTDVVAVDEEGHLRGVKVPSTPDRPDDGVIDGLRRAEETGVDLPTVAFLGHGTTVATNAVLEGDLAPTALVTTEGFRDVLEIGRQDRAELYDLDFERTAPLVPRERRLTVPERIGPDGDVIEPLTDDDVAALVEELPDDADAVAVSTLFSFRDDAHERAIREGIRAAGRDDLAVSLSSAVLPDFREYERTSTTALNAALTPRLETYLGRLARRTRAAGVEADPVVMQSHGGLTSADAAAERPVGTVLSGPAAGVRGAGYLAGAADHEDVITMDMGGTSTDVSLVEGGDPSLTTDWEIAGHPLGVPTVDVHTIGAGGGSIARIDAGGALRVGPESAGADPGPAAYGRGGERATVTDAHVVLGRIHPDHPLGGELSVDVEAAEAAVERDVADPLGQSVTEAARGVLEVALANMERALRVVSVERGHDPRSFALVAFGGAGPLHGPRLAERLSIPTVLVPRLAGVLSGLGLLASDLEHTYVNAVVAPLETEGVDDLADEFGALAAEGRETLAAEGVDADAMRFERSLDLRYEGQSYSLNVPVEGEVSRAAIDDAADRFHERHEAQYGHAEPGEPVELVNARVRAVGEIPAVDVRSDVDGTVADAALGDREVVFDGDRREVPVYDHARLPPGGAFDGPAVVQADAATTVVRPGQSVHVDDRGSLVVSTSHA is encoded by the coding sequence ATGACTCGCCTCGGCGTCGACGTCGGCGGGACGTTCACGGACGTCGTCGCCGTCGACGAGGAGGGACACCTCCGCGGCGTCAAGGTCCCGAGCACGCCAGACCGGCCGGACGACGGCGTGATCGACGGGCTCCGGCGGGCCGAGGAGACGGGCGTCGACCTCCCGACCGTCGCCTTCCTCGGCCACGGAACGACCGTCGCGACCAACGCCGTCCTCGAGGGCGACCTGGCGCCGACGGCGCTGGTGACGACGGAGGGCTTTCGCGACGTGCTGGAGATCGGCCGCCAGGACCGCGCCGAGCTCTACGACCTGGACTTCGAGCGGACGGCCCCGCTGGTCCCGCGAGAGCGCCGGCTGACCGTCCCCGAGCGGATCGGTCCGGACGGCGATGTGATCGAACCGCTCACCGACGACGACGTCGCCGCGCTGGTCGAGGAGCTACCCGACGACGCGGACGCGGTCGCCGTCTCGACGCTGTTCTCCTTCCGGGACGACGCCCACGAGCGGGCGATCCGCGAGGGGATCCGGGCGGCGGGCCGCGACGACCTCGCCGTCTCGCTGTCCTCGGCGGTGCTGCCCGACTTCCGCGAGTACGAGCGGACCTCGACGACGGCGCTGAACGCCGCGCTCACGCCGCGGCTGGAGACCTACCTCGGACGGCTCGCCCGCCGGACCCGGGCGGCCGGCGTCGAGGCCGACCCGGTGGTGATGCAGTCCCACGGCGGGCTCACGAGCGCCGACGCCGCCGCCGAGCGGCCCGTCGGGACGGTACTGTCGGGCCCGGCGGCGGGCGTCCGCGGTGCGGGGTACCTCGCCGGGGCCGCGGACCACGAGGACGTGATCACGATGGACATGGGCGGAACGAGCACTGACGTCAGCCTGGTCGAGGGCGGCGACCCGTCGCTGACCACGGACTGGGAGATAGCGGGCCACCCGCTGGGCGTCCCGACCGTCGACGTCCACACCATCGGCGCCGGCGGCGGCTCGATCGCCCGGATCGACGCCGGCGGCGCCCTGCGCGTGGGCCCGGAGTCCGCCGGCGCGGACCCGGGACCGGCTGCCTACGGCCGCGGCGGCGAGCGCGCGACGGTCACCGACGCCCACGTCGTCCTCGGTCGGATCCACCCCGACCACCCACTGGGCGGCGAGCTATCGGTGGACGTCGAGGCCGCCGAGGCCGCAGTCGAGCGCGACGTCGCCGACCCGCTCGGCCAGTCCGTCACCGAGGCCGCCCGGGGCGTCCTCGAGGTCGCGCTGGCGAACATGGAGCGGGCGCTCCGGGTCGTCAGCGTCGAGCGCGGCCACGACCCCCGCTCGTTCGCGCTGGTCGCCTTCGGCGGCGCCGGCCCGCTCCACGGCCCCCGCCTCGCCGAGCGGCTCTCGATCCCCACGGTCCTCGTGCCGCGACTCGCCGGCGTCCTCTCCGGCCTCGGCCTGCTGGCCTCCGACCTCGAGCACACCTACGTGAACGCCGTGGTCGCTCCACTCGAAACGGAGGGGGTCGACGACCTCGCGGACGAGTTCGGGGCCCTCGCCGCCGAGGGCCGGGAGACGCTGGCCGCTGAAGGGGTCGACGCGGACGCGATGCGCTTCGAGCGCTCGCTTGACCTCCGCTACGAGGGCCAGTCGTACTCGCTGAACGTCCCCGTCGAGGGCGAGGTGTCGCGGGCAGCCATCGACGACGCCGCCGATCGCTTCCACGAGCGCCACGAGGCCCAGTACGGCCACGCCGAGCCCGGCGAACCGGTCGAACTCGTCAACGCCCGCGTGCGGGCGGTCGGCGAGATTCCCGCCGTCGACGTCCGCAGCGACGTGGACGGGACCGTCGCCGACGCCGCGCTGGGCGACCGCGAGGTCGTCTTCGACGGCGACCGGCGCGAGGTACCGGTGTACGACCACGCGAGGCTCCCGCCCGGCGGCGCGTTCGACGGCCCCGCCGTCGTCCAGGCCGACGCGGCCACGACGGTCGTCCGGCCCGGCCAGTCAGTGCACGTCGACGACCGCGGGAGCCTCGTCGTCTCCACCAGCCACGCATGA
- a CDS encoding hydantoinase B/oxoprolinase family protein — protein sequence MTDDSQNASGESQGEPVDPVTLEVLRNAFESVAEEMSANLIRTSYSPNIKERADCSSAVFDADGRMLAQAENVPVHLGAMPHSVRTVIDALDLGPGDTAIHNSPFSGGAHLPDITFVSPVFVDGDPVAYVANRAHHADVGGARAGSVAADATSVYGEGLQIPPVRLYEDGELRSGVFDLLLENVRTPEERAGDLRAQQAATETGRRRFAELVAEHGRETVDAVTDRVLDYGERRMRDAVADLPDGSYEFADILDGDGAGATDVEIRATVTVDGSAIDVDFAGSAEQVAGPINAPIAVTTSATYYALRAVTDPDVPPNHGAYRPFSVSAPEGTVVNARSPAAVVGGNLETSQRVVDVVLGAMAEGGIRPMAAAANGSMNNVTVGSTGDAADPYTFYETIGGGYGARPERDGVDGVHAHMTNTKNTPVEALELSYPLRVERYELRPDTGGAGRQRGGLGIRRDVRVLDHDASVSLLADRRRNRPYGLDGGEPGAPGDDRVVEGGQERSIEGMTALDLSPGDLLSVRTPGGGGFGPPEERSVEAIERDLEQDRVTPEHVAERYPQYGDEAEGGDERGDEG from the coding sequence ATGACCGACGACAGCCAGAACGCGAGCGGCGAATCGCAGGGGGAACCAGTCGACCCGGTGACGCTGGAGGTCCTCCGCAACGCCTTCGAGAGCGTCGCCGAGGAGATGAGCGCCAACCTGATCCGGACGAGCTACTCCCCCAACATCAAGGAGCGGGCGGACTGCTCCTCGGCCGTCTTCGACGCCGACGGCCGGATGCTCGCCCAGGCCGAGAACGTCCCGGTCCACCTCGGGGCGATGCCCCACTCCGTTCGGACGGTGATCGACGCGCTCGACCTCGGCCCGGGCGACACCGCGATCCACAACTCGCCGTTCAGCGGCGGCGCTCACCTGCCCGATATCACCTTCGTCAGCCCCGTGTTCGTCGACGGCGACCCCGTTGCCTACGTCGCCAACCGCGCCCACCACGCCGACGTCGGCGGCGCCCGCGCCGGCAGCGTCGCCGCCGACGCCACCAGCGTCTACGGCGAGGGACTCCAGATCCCGCCCGTCAGGCTGTACGAGGACGGCGAACTCCGATCCGGCGTCTTCGACCTCCTGCTGGAGAACGTGCGCACGCCCGAGGAGCGCGCCGGCGACCTCCGGGCCCAGCAGGCCGCCACCGAGACCGGCCGCCGACGGTTCGCGGAACTGGTCGCCGAGCACGGCCGCGAGACAGTCGACGCCGTCACCGACCGCGTGCTCGACTACGGCGAGCGGCGGATGCGCGACGCCGTGGCGGACCTCCCGGATGGCAGCTACGAGTTCGCCGACATCCTCGACGGCGACGGCGCGGGCGCCACGGACGTCGAGATCCGGGCCACCGTCACCGTCGACGGCTCCGCCATCGACGTGGACTTCGCGGGCTCCGCCGAGCAGGTCGCCGGACCGATCAACGCCCCCATCGCCGTGACGACCAGCGCCACCTACTACGCGCTCCGGGCGGTCACGGACCCCGACGTCCCGCCGAACCACGGCGCCTACCGGCCGTTCTCCGTCTCGGCGCCCGAGGGAACCGTGGTCAACGCCCGCTCGCCAGCCGCCGTCGTCGGCGGGAACCTGGAGACCTCCCAGCGCGTCGTCGACGTCGTCCTCGGCGCGATGGCGGAGGGAGGCATTCGCCCGATGGCCGCCGCGGCCAACGGCTCGATGAACAACGTCACCGTCGGGAGCACGGGGGACGCCGCGGATCCCTACACCTTCTACGAGACCATCGGCGGCGGCTACGGCGCCCGCCCCGAGCGCGACGGCGTCGACGGCGTCCACGCGCACATGACGAACACGAAGAACACGCCCGTCGAGGCGCTGGAGCTGTCCTACCCGCTTCGCGTCGAGCGGTACGAGCTCCGGCCCGACACCGGCGGCGCCGGCCGCCAGCGCGGCGGCCTGGGCATCCGCCGCGACGTCCGCGTGCTCGACCACGACGCCTCCGTCTCACTGCTGGCCGATCGCCGGCGAAACCGTCCCTACGGCCTCGACGGCGGCGAGCCGGGCGCCCCCGGCGACGACAGAGTCGTCGAAGGTGGCCAGGAGCGGTCCATCGAGGGAATGACCGCGCTGGACCTCTCGCCCGGCGACCTCCTCAGCGTCCGGACGCCCGGCGGCGGCGGGTTCGGCCCGCCCGAGGAGCGGTCCGTCGAGGCCATCGAGCGCGACCTGGAGCAGGACCGCGTGACGCCCGAGCACGTCGCCGAACGCTACCCGCAGTACGGGGACGAAGCCGAGGGCGGGGACGAGCGGGGCGACGAGGGGTGA
- a CDS encoding cupin domain-containing protein has protein sequence MSEPLVRSASEIEYETVEAADGLKKGVLLNEDHGAPNVAIRRFTLDAGGEVPRHTNEIEHEQHVLAGEYTVGIEGEEYEVEAGDSIHVPAGATHWYENDGDETAAFLCAVPTGDDSIELVDDE, from the coding sequence ATGAGCGAGCCACTGGTACGCAGCGCCTCGGAGATCGAGTACGAGACGGTCGAAGCGGCGGACGGGCTGAAGAAGGGCGTGCTCCTGAACGAGGACCACGGCGCGCCGAACGTCGCGATCCGGCGGTTCACGCTCGACGCTGGCGGTGAGGTCCCGCGCCACACGAACGAGATCGAGCACGAGCAGCACGTGCTGGCCGGCGAGTACACGGTCGGCATCGAGGGCGAGGAGTACGAGGTCGAGGCGGGCGATTCGATCCACGTGCCCGCCGGCGCGACCCACTGGTACGAGAACGACGGCGACGAGACGGCGGCCTTCCTCTGTGCGGTCCCGACCGGCGACGACTCGATCGAACTGGTCGACGACGAGTAG
- a CDS encoding site-2 protease family protein, giving the protein MRRFRIGSAFGIPIQLDLTFLLVLPLFAWIIGTQVEQTAAILNQVGAGLDAGVLTEGVLPWVLGVAAAVGLFVGVVLHELGHSLVATRYGYPIDSITLWLFGGIAQLDELPEDWREELLIAVAGPVVSVGVGLAAGLGFLAVPGDGVAAGGARFVLGYLAVLNVALAGFNMLPGFPMDGGRVLRALLARSRPYARATEIAAEVGKIFAVLLGVYGLFVFNLFLVGLAFFVYIGAEGESRQTVMRAAFEGVTVRDVMTSADRVTTVDPDDSVRELIGTMFDERHTGYPVERNGRVVGLVTLDDARAVRDVERDAYTVGDVMTTELIAVAPDDDVMSALHQLEGNEVGRLIVLDEDDDGSDEFVGLLTRTDVMTALSIIRSSPDYSATDESDATVFRPQS; this is encoded by the coding sequence ATGCGACGGTTCCGAATCGGGAGCGCGTTCGGGATCCCGATCCAGCTGGACCTGACCTTCCTGCTGGTGTTGCCGCTGTTCGCCTGGATCATCGGGACCCAGGTCGAGCAGACCGCGGCGATCCTCAACCAGGTCGGCGCGGGGCTCGACGCGGGGGTGCTGACGGAGGGGGTCCTCCCGTGGGTGCTGGGCGTCGCCGCCGCGGTGGGGCTGTTCGTCGGCGTCGTCCTGCACGAGCTGGGCCACTCGCTGGTGGCGACGCGGTACGGCTACCCGATCGACTCGATCACGCTGTGGCTGTTCGGCGGCATCGCGCAACTGGACGAACTTCCCGAGGACTGGCGGGAAGAACTGCTCATCGCCGTCGCCGGGCCGGTCGTCAGCGTCGGGGTGGGACTGGCGGCGGGCCTGGGCTTTCTCGCAGTGCCGGGCGACGGCGTGGCGGCCGGCGGCGCACGGTTCGTCCTCGGGTACCTCGCCGTCCTCAACGTCGCGCTCGCGGGGTTCAACATGCTCCCCGGGTTCCCGATGGACGGCGGCCGCGTCCTCCGGGCGCTGCTGGCTCGCTCGCGGCCCTACGCCCGTGCGACCGAGATCGCCGCCGAGGTCGGGAAGATCTTCGCCGTCCTGCTGGGCGTCTACGGCCTGTTCGTCTTCAACCTCTTCCTGGTGGGCCTGGCCTTCTTCGTCTACATCGGCGCCGAGGGCGAGTCCCGCCAGACCGTCATGCGCGCCGCCTTCGAGGGCGTCACCGTCCGCGACGTGATGACCTCCGCCGACCGCGTCACCACCGTCGATCCCGACGACTCCGTCCGGGAACTGATCGGGACCATGTTCGACGAGCGCCACACCGGCTACCCCGTCGAACGGAACGGGCGAGTCGTCGGCCTCGTCACCCTCGACGACGCCCGCGCCGTCCGCGACGTCGAACGGGACGCCTACACCGTCGGCGACGTCATGACCACCGAACTCATCGCCGTCGCCCCCGACGACGACGTGATGAGCGCGCTGCACCAGCTCGAGGGCAACGAGGTCGGCCGGCTGATCGTCCTCGACGAGGACGACGACGGGAGCGACGAGTTCGTCGGCCTGCTCACTCGCACCGACGTCATGACCGCGCTGTCGATCATCCGTTCCAGCCCCGACTACAGCGCGACCGACGAGAGCGACGCCACCGTGTTCCGGCCGCAGTCGTAG
- a CDS encoding HNH endonuclease signature motif containing protein produces MNGDATLCSPECQYEWLSEAFTGEGHPNWEGGGMGAYGKGWNEVRERALERDGRACVVCGTDAEELGRNPDVHHIVPVRVFVETPVFAERDAHTLDNVVSLCPSCHRRAEFGGISRAELRWRAGIATAAPGTPSPATA; encoded by the coding sequence GTGAACGGCGACGCGACGCTCTGCAGCCCGGAGTGCCAGTACGAGTGGCTCTCGGAGGCGTTCACGGGCGAGGGACACCCGAACTGGGAGGGTGGCGGCATGGGGGCGTACGGCAAGGGGTGGAACGAGGTCCGCGAGCGGGCGCTCGAACGCGACGGGCGCGCCTGCGTAGTGTGTGGCACGGACGCCGAGGAACTGGGACGGAATCCGGACGTCCACCACATCGTCCCCGTCAGGGTCTTCGTCGAGACGCCGGTGTTCGCGGAGCGGGACGCCCATACGCTGGACAACGTCGTCTCGCTGTGTCCGTCCTGCCATCGCCGGGCGGAGTTCGGCGGGATTTCGCGGGCGGAACTCCGCTGGCGGGCGGGGATCGCGACGGCGGCTCCGGGGACGCCATCGCCGGCCACAGCCTAG
- a CDS encoding DUF5814 domain-containing protein: MAITDKIYVKNHRQLASQLETSFPKGAFKGATLDVLFQGEGLAKLDEASRERVLEFAEDFMDCDCQASPHCGCPERKFTRYLLELREQGLGPDAIVDVMGDDYMLYAYPGDVLSFLDDSVRTLEAVEALADVDGRDDVADQARQKRDELV; encoded by the coding sequence GTGGCCATCACGGACAAGATCTACGTCAAGAACCACCGGCAGCTCGCCTCGCAGCTGGAGACGTCCTTCCCGAAGGGGGCGTTCAAGGGGGCGACGCTGGACGTCCTCTTCCAGGGGGAGGGGCTGGCGAAGCTAGACGAGGCCAGCCGGGAGCGGGTGCTGGAGTTCGCGGAGGACTTCATGGACTGCGACTGTCAGGCCAGCCCGCACTGCGGCTGTCCCGAGCGGAAGTTCACTCGCTACCTGCTGGAGTTACGCGAGCAGGGACTGGGACCGGACGCCATCGTCGACGTGATGGGCGACGACTACATGCTGTACGCGTACCCCGGCGACGTCCTCTCCTTTCTGGACGACTCCGTGCGGACGCTGGAGGCGGTCGAGGCGCTGGCGGACGTCGACGGTCGCGACGACGTGGCGGACCAGGCCAGACAGAAGCGAGACGAACTCGTTTGA